From Geomonas agri, one genomic window encodes:
- a CDS encoding pyridoxine 5'-phosphate synthase: MARLGVNIDHVATLRNARGGAEPDPVAAAAIAELAGADQITIHLREDRRHIKDRDLKILRETVKTRLNLEMAATDEMVAIALKIKPECCTLVPEKRAELTTEGGLDVRIHQEALKVAIEKLQAGGIIVSLFIDPDPDQIKAANKIGTDYIEIHTGSFADAPTWREENLELIKIENAVKLARKLEIGVNAGHGLNYTNVKKVAAIGGIEEFNIGHSIMSRAILVGLDRAVRDMSELVRYA, encoded by the coding sequence ATGGCTAGACTGGGAGTCAACATCGACCATGTGGCGACCCTGCGCAACGCGCGCGGTGGGGCCGAGCCGGATCCGGTGGCGGCTGCCGCCATCGCCGAGCTGGCTGGCGCCGACCAGATCACCATCCACCTGCGCGAGGACAGAAGGCATATCAAGGACCGCGACCTGAAGATCCTACGCGAGACCGTGAAGACCAGGCTTAACCTCGAGATGGCCGCGACCGACGAGATGGTCGCCATCGCGCTCAAGATCAAACCGGAGTGCTGCACCCTGGTCCCCGAGAAGAGGGCTGAGCTCACCACCGAAGGGGGGCTCGACGTCAGGATCCACCAGGAGGCGCTCAAGGTCGCCATCGAGAAGCTGCAGGCAGGCGGCATCATCGTCAGCCTGTTCATCGATCCGGACCCGGACCAGATCAAGGCGGCCAACAAGATCGGCACCGACTACATCGAGATCCATACCGGTTCCTTTGCCGACGCCCCCACCTGGAGGGAAGAGAACCTGGAGCTGATCAAGATCGAGAACGCCGTGAAACTGGCCCGGAAACTCGAAATCGGAGTCAACGCAGGGCACGGCCTGAACTACACCAACGTGAAGAAAGTGGCGGCCATCGGCGGCATCGAGGAGTTCAACATCGGCCACTCCATCATGTCGCGCGCCATCCTGGTCGGCCTGGACCGCGCCGTGCGAGACATGTCGGAGTTGGTGCGGTACGCATAG